In one Streptomyces venezuelae genomic region, the following are encoded:
- a CDS encoding PucR family transcriptional regulator, translated as MDSQGTQGGITVQRALELPGLRGGLPEVVAGAERLQRTVRWVHAGEVPNIASLLKGGELLLTTGLGLGARPAEQRAFVRKLAERGIAALVVELGPRFTRLPAAIVETARSAGLPLVQLHREVPFVTVTEEVHTEIVNGHYALLQQAEEVHRRCTEALLGGGGTPQVLAILAEFSGNPVFLETADGQLLYAAGAGTECADPLQVWEGLRGRAVDREGPPASAVIVDVPGGGPGTGSVRARLVLLAVESAPLPVHRIAAERAASSLAVVLMQARQEEELAARGRGDFLTDLAEGRIAADDAPAQARVLGFRPGSADLPLLPVVMRLADGLPTGGGWAVLARAVAEELASVGVPALLGVRPVEGRVPLLLGLRSESERTAVADRVAAALRAGVERAGMQRPGAQPPVVVVGVAGGWAAASAGLRHAAETATAAQGLSDRPWYDARRLDIDLLLWRLHRHDEDGVLAAFVDRAIGPLRAHDQRSKPPLLPTLQTYLAHAGRKAETARELHLNRQTLYNRLARISELLGTDLDDPQTVLALSLALRARRHVA; from the coding sequence ATGGACAGTCAGGGCACTCAGGGCGGCATCACCGTGCAGCGCGCGCTGGAACTTCCGGGGCTGCGCGGCGGGCTCCCGGAGGTCGTCGCGGGCGCGGAACGGCTCCAGCGGACCGTGCGGTGGGTGCACGCGGGCGAGGTGCCCAACATCGCCTCGCTCCTCAAGGGCGGCGAGCTGCTGCTCACCACGGGCCTCGGGCTCGGCGCCCGCCCCGCCGAGCAGCGCGCCTTCGTGCGCAAGCTCGCCGAGCGGGGCATCGCGGCGCTCGTCGTCGAGCTGGGCCCGCGCTTCACGCGGCTGCCCGCGGCGATCGTCGAGACGGCGCGTTCCGCAGGGCTTCCGCTGGTGCAGCTGCACCGTGAGGTGCCGTTCGTGACGGTCACCGAGGAAGTGCACACCGAGATCGTCAACGGCCACTACGCGCTCCTCCAGCAGGCCGAGGAGGTGCACCGGCGCTGCACGGAGGCGCTGCTCGGCGGAGGCGGTACGCCGCAGGTCCTCGCGATCCTCGCGGAGTTCAGCGGCAACCCGGTGTTCCTGGAGACGGCGGACGGCCAGCTCCTGTACGCGGCCGGGGCGGGCACCGAGTGCGCGGACCCGCTCCAGGTGTGGGAGGGGCTGCGCGGGCGCGCCGTCGACCGGGAGGGCCCGCCCGCGAGCGCGGTCATCGTCGACGTGCCGGGCGGGGGCCCCGGCACGGGTTCGGTGCGGGCCCGGCTCGTCCTGCTCGCCGTGGAGTCGGCGCCGCTGCCGGTGCACCGCATCGCCGCGGAGCGGGCGGCGAGCAGCCTCGCGGTGGTCCTGATGCAGGCCCGGCAGGAGGAGGAGCTCGCCGCGCGCGGTCGCGGCGACTTCCTCACCGACCTCGCGGAGGGCCGCATCGCGGCCGACGACGCCCCCGCGCAGGCCCGTGTCCTCGGCTTCCGCCCCGGCTCGGCCGACCTCCCGCTGCTCCCGGTGGTGATGCGGCTCGCGGACGGCCTGCCGACCGGTGGCGGGTGGGCGGTCCTGGCACGGGCGGTCGCGGAGGAGCTGGCGTCGGTGGGGGTGCCCGCGCTGCTGGGCGTACGTCCCGTGGAGGGGCGGGTCCCGCTCCTGCTCGGTCTGCGCTCGGAGTCCGAGCGGACCGCGGTGGCCGACCGGGTCGCCGCCGCGCTGCGGGCCGGGGTCGAGCGGGCCGGGATGCAGCGTCCCGGGGCGCAGCCGCCGGTCGTGGTGGTCGGGGTCGCGGGCGGCTGGGCGGCGGCGTCGGCGGGGCTGCGGCACGCGGCGGAGACGGCGACGGCGGCGCAGGGACTCTCCGACCGGCCCTGGTACGACGCGCGGCGGCTCGACATCGACCTGCTGCTGTGGCGGCTGCACCGGCACGACGAGGACGGGGTCCTCGCGGCGTTCGTGGACCGCGCGATCGGTCCGCTGCGCGCCCACGACCAGCGCTCCAAGCCGCCGCTGCTGCCGACGCTGCAGACGTATCTGGCGCATGCGGGACGCAAGGCGGAGACCGCGCGCGAACTGCATCTGAACCGGCAGACCCTGTACAACCGGCTCGCGCGGATCAGTGAGTTGCTGGGCACGGATCTCGACGACCCGCAGACGGTGCTCGCGCTGAGTCTGGCGCTGCGGGCGCGCAGGCACGTGGCCTAG
- a CDS encoding glycoside hydrolase family 15 protein, with amino-acid sequence MDVAGRIEDYALIGDMQTAALVCRDGTVDWLCLPRFDSHAIFAGLLGTEEHGFWRLGPAHEPDAQPPTAARRGYRGDSLVLESEWDTTRGTVRVIDFMPPRDTDAPQLVRIVEGVSGRVPMRSALRMRFSYGRVVPWVHKVDGRTVAVAGPDSVWHDTEADTYGKDLTTYSDFTVSPGERIAFTISWQPSHKDQPALPEPENALTATEEFWREWVDHCTYHGPYREAVIRSLITLKALTYAPTGGIVAAPTTSLPEDVGGSRNWDYRFTWLRDAAITLSSLLRTGYREEARAWREWLLRAVAGDPENLQIMYGIAGERELGETELDWLPGYENSQPVRAGNGAAGQLQLDVYGEVTEALHLAHMTGLARNDYASLLQLKLIRYLEDHWDEPDEGIWEVRGPRRHFVHSKVMAWVAVDRTIKLIESGDADGPLEKWHKLRDDIHRDVCERGYDKERNTFTQSYGSKELDASLLLIPQMGFLPPDDKRVIGTIEAIQRELSTPDGFILRYPTSDDAENLDGLEGDEGAFLACSFWMADDLAMIGRVDEARKLFEKLLALRNDLGLLAEEWDPRLQRQVGNFPQAFSHVPLIDTALRLTASGAYGG; translated from the coding sequence ATAGACGTGGCCGGGCGCATCGAGGACTACGCACTCATCGGAGACATGCAGACCGCAGCCCTGGTCTGCCGGGACGGCACAGTCGACTGGCTGTGCCTGCCCCGCTTCGATTCCCACGCCATTTTTGCCGGCCTGCTGGGCACCGAGGAGCACGGCTTCTGGCGCCTTGGGCCCGCACACGAACCGGACGCGCAGCCACCCACTGCCGCGCGCCGCGGCTACCGCGGCGACTCCCTGGTGCTCGAATCCGAGTGGGACACGACGCGCGGAACCGTCCGCGTGATCGATTTCATGCCTCCGCGCGACACCGACGCGCCGCAGCTGGTGCGGATCGTCGAGGGAGTCAGCGGCCGGGTGCCGATGCGCTCGGCTCTGCGGATGCGTTTCAGCTACGGCCGAGTGGTGCCCTGGGTCCACAAGGTCGACGGACGCACCGTGGCCGTCGCGGGCCCCGACTCCGTCTGGCACGACACCGAGGCCGACACCTACGGCAAGGACCTGACGACCTACTCCGACTTCACCGTCTCGCCCGGTGAGCGGATCGCCTTCACGATCTCGTGGCAGCCCTCCCACAAGGACCAGCCCGCGCTGCCCGAGCCCGAGAACGCGCTCACCGCCACGGAGGAGTTCTGGCGGGAGTGGGTCGACCACTGCACGTACCACGGCCCCTACCGCGAGGCCGTGATCCGCTCGCTGATCACGCTCAAGGCGCTCACGTACGCGCCGACCGGCGGCATCGTCGCGGCGCCCACCACCTCGCTGCCCGAGGACGTCGGCGGCTCCCGCAACTGGGACTACCGCTTCACGTGGCTGCGCGACGCGGCGATCACGCTCTCCTCACTGCTGCGCACCGGCTACCGCGAGGAGGCCCGCGCATGGCGCGAGTGGCTGCTGCGGGCCGTCGCGGGCGACCCGGAGAACCTGCAGATCATGTACGGCATCGCGGGCGAGCGCGAGCTCGGCGAGACGGAGCTGGACTGGCTGCCGGGGTACGAGAACTCGCAGCCTGTCCGGGCGGGCAACGGCGCGGCGGGCCAGCTGCAGCTCGACGTGTACGGCGAGGTGACCGAGGCGCTGCACCTGGCCCACATGACGGGCCTGGCCCGCAACGACTACGCGTCACTCCTCCAGCTCAAGCTGATCCGGTATCTCGAGGACCACTGGGACGAGCCGGACGAGGGCATCTGGGAGGTGCGCGGACCGCGCCGCCACTTCGTTCACTCGAAGGTGATGGCGTGGGTCGCGGTGGACCGCACCATCAAGCTCATCGAGTCCGGTGACGCGGACGGCCCGCTGGAGAAGTGGCACAAGCTGCGCGACGACATCCACCGGGACGTGTGCGAGCGGGGCTACGACAAGGAGCGGAACACCTTCACGCAGTCGTACGGCTCGAAGGAGCTGGACGCCTCGCTGCTGCTGATTCCTCAGATGGGCTTCCTGCCGCCGGACGACAAGCGCGTCATCGGCACGATCGAGGCGATCCAGCGGGAGCTGTCCACCCCGGACGGCTTCATCCTGCGCTACCCGACCTCCGACGACGCGGAGAACCTGGACGGCCTGGAGGGCGACGAGGGCGCGTTCCTCGCCTGCTCGTTCTGGATGGCCGACGACCTCGCGATGATCGGCCGGGTCGACGAGGCCCGCAAGCTCTTCGAGAAGCTCCTCGCCCTCCGCAACGACCTGGGCCTGCTCGCCGAGGAGTGGGACCCGCGCCTCCAGCGGCAGGTCGGCAACTTCCCGCAGGCCTTCAGTCACGTGCCGCTGATCGACACGGCGCTGCGGCTGACGGCCTCGGGGGCGTACGGGGGCTAG